One genomic region from Hoeflea algicola encodes:
- a CDS encoding SH3 domain-containing protein, giving the protein MGSVVLRIVVLLGAVLFSAVNVIAETRTVHSPGDGYLNLRSGPGTTYPVVMAMDHGSKVQLIGQSGAWSQVRHETGLAGWAFGKYLVERDLSMTGEQQTFVGIGVVNSPNDGFLNLRNGAGSDHFVIMRMKHGSTVQIISRSGKWSKLRHETGQVGWAYSKYLSGRSPSNSGNADRRDGASDIYKALIGALAKSLLEKPQPGENATHERMCSFRDYDCEGSCNYPPPCHAPQCLNP; this is encoded by the coding sequence TTGGGGTCTGTTGTTTTAAGGATTGTCGTGCTTTTAGGCGCGGTTTTGTTTTCTGCAGTAAATGTGATTGCTGAAACACGGACCGTCCACTCTCCCGGAGATGGATATCTAAACCTGAGAAGCGGGCCGGGGACCACCTATCCGGTTGTCATGGCGATGGATCACGGTTCAAAGGTGCAGCTTATTGGGCAGTCTGGCGCTTGGTCTCAAGTGCGGCATGAAACAGGTTTGGCGGGCTGGGCCTTTGGCAAATATCTCGTTGAGCGAGACCTGTCCATGACCGGCGAACAGCAAACGTTTGTTGGAATCGGGGTCGTAAATTCTCCCAATGACGGATTTCTAAACTTGAGAAATGGAGCCGGTAGTGATCATTTCGTTATTATGAGGATGAAGCACGGCTCTACGGTTCAAATCATCTCACGGTCGGGGAAATGGTCAAAGCTGCGCCATGAGACTGGACAAGTTGGTTGGGCGTATAGCAAGTATTTATCAGGCCGCAGTCCATCCAATTCAGGTAATGCTGACCGTCGCGATGGAGCAAGCGATATCTATAAAGCTTTGATTGGCGCGTTGGCTAAATCGTTATTAGAGAAACCTCAACCCGGTGAAAATGCAACACATGAAAGAATGTGCAGTTTCAGGGATTACGATTGTGAGGGGAGTTGTAATTACCCACCCCCTTGCCATGCACCACAATGTCTGAATCCATGA
- the tnpC gene encoding IS66 family transposase gives MDRTDLQQLSKDELIEMVLRLQRPSKDSRTSSKPPSTDKKEKRVNSRPGGAKPGHEPHNRVLADFADMFRDHEPTACKRCGHAFSGDDTMVLAGAYDEIDIPAIRPHVTRHRRFSCHCPQCGTTTKATAPAVATATPFGPGIHALAIYLKSFHALSYERLSGVFMDIFGLNVSEGAIMNMFSRSRPSFQATAQAAKASLRAARVVASDETGVRIEGTNAQHWVFHCKDAVVHQPDYSRAARVVHETMGGHVPEVWISDRYSAQQSHGHRHQTCLAHLARDTAFALEHGEDDLPLRFQLWFGRVFDFARAISTFAASTVASKKRKFDKQLAGLLCAPTSCDLAQKLQAKIGRARDQLLTFCDYPGEVDVTNNTSERKLRPWVIQRKVTNGYRAMWAAQAEADVRTTIDTARLKGANPFQVIASVLA, from the coding sequence ATGGATCGGACTGATTTGCAGCAGCTGAGCAAGGACGAATTGATCGAGATGGTGCTTCGGCTCCAACGGCCTTCCAAGGATTCTCGGACGTCTTCCAAGCCGCCCTCGACGGACAAGAAAGAGAAACGCGTCAACTCACGACCGGGTGGAGCCAAGCCCGGGCATGAACCCCACAATAGGGTGCTGGCGGATTTTGCCGACATGTTTCGCGATCATGAACCGACCGCCTGCAAGAGATGCGGCCATGCGTTTTCCGGTGATGATACGATGGTGCTGGCCGGGGCCTATGACGAGATCGATATTCCTGCGATCCGTCCTCATGTCACCCGGCATCGGCGTTTTTCCTGTCATTGCCCGCAATGCGGCACGACAACAAAAGCCACCGCACCTGCCGTGGCAACCGCAACGCCGTTCGGGCCAGGCATTCACGCGCTGGCGATCTACCTCAAGAGTTTCCATGCATTGTCTTACGAACGCCTGAGCGGTGTGTTCATGGATATCTTCGGCCTTAATGTGAGCGAGGGCGCGATCATGAACATGTTTTCCCGCTCCCGTCCGAGCTTCCAGGCCACAGCACAGGCCGCCAAGGCCAGCCTTCGAGCCGCCCGCGTTGTCGCCAGCGACGAAACCGGTGTGCGTATCGAGGGCACAAATGCCCAACACTGGGTTTTTCATTGCAAGGATGCTGTTGTCCACCAGCCCGATTACTCCCGTGCAGCACGGGTCGTTCACGAGACCATGGGCGGCCATGTCCCCGAGGTATGGATATCTGATCGGTATTCAGCCCAGCAATCTCACGGCCATCGACATCAAACCTGCCTTGCACATTTGGCGCGTGATACAGCCTTTGCGCTGGAACATGGCGAGGATGATCTCCCTCTTCGCTTCCAGCTTTGGTTTGGCCGTGTGTTTGATTTCGCCAGAGCCATAAGCACATTCGCTGCGTCTACCGTCGCAAGCAAGAAGCGCAAATTCGATAAACAGCTTGCCGGGCTTCTATGCGCCCCGACTTCGTGCGACCTGGCCCAAAAGCTCCAGGCCAAGATCGGGCGGGCCCGCGATCAGCTGCTGACGTTTTGCGACTATCCCGGAGAAGTCGATGTCACCAACAACACATCTGAGCGAAAGCTCCGTCCATGGGTCATTCAGCGAAAGGTGACAAACGGATATCGCGCCATGTGGGCCGCCCAAGCCGAGGCGGATGTACGCACGACCATCGACACCGCCCGCCTCAAAGGCGCAAACCCCTTCCAGGTCATCGCATCCGTCCTGGCATAG
- a CDS encoding LapA family protein — translation MIKRIIALVIFVPLAIVLIMLSVANRTAVTLALNPFQPEDQVLSLTAPFFVFLFVALIVGMILGSLATWFKQGKHRKQARVNANEAVKWHTEADREKAKAKQIAAALPIDDKHTAA, via the coding sequence ATGATCAAACGCATCATCGCACTGGTGATTTTCGTCCCGCTGGCCATTGTCCTCATTATGCTGTCGGTGGCTAACCGAACAGCGGTGACGCTGGCGCTCAACCCGTTCCAGCCGGAAGACCAGGTGCTGTCGCTGACCGCGCCGTTCTTCGTGTTCCTGTTCGTGGCGCTGATCGTTGGCATGATCCTCGGCTCGCTCGCCACATGGTTCAAGCAGGGCAAGCACCGCAAGCAGGCGCGGGTCAACGCCAATGAAGCGGTCAAATGGCACACAGAGGCCGACCGCGAAAAGGCAAAAGCCAAGCAGATCGCCGCCGCCCTGCCAATCGACGACAAGCACACCGCTGCGTGA
- a CDS encoding integration host factor subunit beta: protein MIKSELVQAVAARNPHLYHRDVENIVNSVLDEITEALSQGNRVELRGFGAFSVKNRPPRSGRNPRTGDPVFVEEKWVPFFKTGKELRERLNPENPD, encoded by the coding sequence ATGATAAAATCGGAACTGGTTCAGGCGGTTGCGGCTCGCAATCCGCATCTCTATCACCGCGATGTCGAAAACATCGTCAACTCGGTGCTTGACGAGATCACCGAAGCACTGTCCCAGGGCAACCGGGTCGAACTGCGCGGCTTCGGGGCGTTTTCGGTGAAAAACCGTCCGCCGCGCTCAGGTCGTAACCCGCGTACCGGCGATCCGGTGTTCGTCGAGGAAAAATGGGTGCCATTCTTCAAAACTGGCAAGGAACTGCGCGAACGGCTCAATCCCGAAAACCCGGATTGA
- the sppA gene encoding signal peptide peptidase SppA has protein sequence MTDPEIIADRRRIRRKLSFWRIISVVAAIALVTALAVNIGFPETRSDHIARIDISGVITDDEPLLELIDKAAKNQAAKALVISISSPGGTTYGGERLHEALVAAGALKPVVADVRTLAASAGYMIAASTDHIVAGESSIVGSIGVIFQYAQASDLLDKIGVRIEDIKSSPMKAEPSPFHNASEEAKAMIRSMVLDSYDWFVDLVAERRKMDRAQVLALADGSIFTGRQGLANGLVDAVGGEDEIRTYLKGRGIDETLKIVKWEPDRGSPSGLLNIQAASLVERYLGMPGRVSDEIDRLSGGKLFLDGLLSVWQVGGQPARDN, from the coding sequence TTGACCGACCCTGAAATTATTGCCGACCGTCGCCGCATTCGGCGCAAACTCAGTTTCTGGCGGATCATCTCCGTTGTCGCGGCGATCGCCCTGGTGACAGCCCTTGCGGTCAATATCGGGTTTCCCGAGACCCGTTCGGACCATATCGCCCGGATCGACATCTCAGGGGTGATCACAGATGACGAGCCGTTGCTCGAACTGATCGACAAAGCCGCCAAAAACCAGGCTGCGAAGGCGCTGGTAATCAGCATCTCCTCGCCCGGCGGCACCACTTATGGCGGCGAACGCCTGCACGAGGCGCTGGTTGCGGCCGGCGCGCTCAAGCCGGTGGTCGCCGATGTGCGCACGCTGGCAGCCTCCGCCGGCTACATGATCGCGGCGTCGACCGACCACATCGTCGCCGGGGAAAGCTCTATCGTCGGCTCCATCGGGGTGATCTTCCAATACGCGCAGGCCAGCGATCTGCTCGACAAGATCGGCGTCCGGATAGAGGACATCAAATCCTCGCCGATGAAGGCTGAGCCGTCGCCTTTCCACAACGCCAGTGAAGAGGCCAAGGCGATGATCCGGTCGATGGTGCTCGACAGCTACGACTGGTTTGTCGATCTGGTTGCCGAAAGACGGAAGATGGACCGAGCCCAGGTGCTGGCGCTCGCCGACGGCTCGATCTTCACCGGCCGGCAGGGATTGGCAAACGGTCTGGTCGACGCGGTTGGCGGCGAAGACGAGATCCGCACCTACCTGAAAGGCCGCGGCATCGATGAAACATTGAAAATCGTCAAATGGGAGCCTGACCGTGGCTCTCCCAGCGGCTTGCTCAACATTCAGGCGGCCAGCTTAGTCGAACGCTATCTGGGCATGCCGGGACGGGTTTCCGACGAGATCGACCGGCTGTCGGGCGGCAAGTTGTTCCTTGACGGTCTGTTGTCGGTTTGGCAGGTTGGCGGGCAGCCCGCGCGGGATAACTAG
- the lptC gene encoding LPS export ABC transporter periplasmic protein LptC yields the protein MATSTVSDIPVAGAYAGRSHAEYRRASIHSRRVRMLKFLLPLASALIVVAFVTVSWVDGMVPEGIAIESVAVRDGKLVMQNPVMSGQTSDGRSYRIEALRAIQDLATPNVVQLEEIVAELPAADGKNARLEAISGIYDRTAQTLRFDQPFTVTDETGFSAEMNSASIDMASNEMSTSDPVSIRSGEASVVAQSMNMQDNGRVIVFEDKVRMTIKPSAVRSGNGATN from the coding sequence ATGGCAACGTCAACAGTTTCAGATATCCCAGTCGCCGGCGCTTATGCGGGACGTTCGCACGCAGAATACCGGCGTGCCTCGATCCATTCGCGCCGCGTGCGGATGCTCAAGTTTCTGCTGCCGCTCGCCTCGGCCTTGATCGTGGTGGCGTTTGTCACCGTCTCCTGGGTGGACGGGATGGTGCCCGAGGGGATCGCGATTGAATCGGTGGCGGTGCGCGACGGCAAGCTGGTGATGCAAAACCCGGTGATGAGCGGCCAGACGTCTGACGGCCGATCCTACCGGATAGAGGCGTTGCGGGCGATCCAGGACCTGGCTACCCCCAATGTGGTCCAGCTCGAGGAAATCGTCGCCGAATTGCCTGCCGCCGACGGCAAGAATGCGCGGCTTGAGGCAATCAGCGGCATCTATGACCGCACAGCCCAAACACTCCGTTTCGATCAACCTTTCACGGTAACTGACGAGACCGGTTTTTCAGCCGAGATGAACTCTGCCAGTATCGACATGGCAAGCAACGAAATGAGTACATCCGACCCGGTTTCAATCCGTTCAGGAGAGGCATCGGTTGTTGCACAATCCATGAATATGCAGGATAACGGCCGCGTCATTGTCTTCGAGGACAAGGTCCGAATGACCATCAAGCCGTCGGCGGTCCGGTCGGGGAATGGAGCGACCAACTGA
- a CDS encoding LptA/OstA family protein yields MIVKSRRLPGMIAIMFAVGLIMAVPAAHAQQAERMTGLALSSDEPIQIESDLLKIDEEASKATFTGNVKVVQGETALQAGEMIVYYTKSGSGGSVASGAADIREIELFKKVLIQSGTQTATADAGNFNMADEVLVLTGEKVVLTDADNVFIGCKLTVLMKTGQATLDSCGGRVMIQLDPKSRPKK; encoded by the coding sequence ATGATAGTAAAATCTCGACGTTTGCCGGGGATGATTGCGATCATGTTCGCCGTTGGCCTGATCATGGCGGTGCCTGCCGCCCATGCGCAGCAGGCAGAACGGATGACCGGGCTTGCGCTCTCCAGCGACGAGCCGATCCAGATTGAAAGTGATCTGCTGAAAATCGACGAAGAGGCCAGCAAGGCCACTTTTACCGGCAATGTGAAGGTGGTTCAGGGCGAAACCGCCCTGCAGGCCGGCGAAATGATCGTCTATTACACCAAGAGCGGCAGTGGCGGTTCGGTGGCATCGGGGGCCGCGGATATCCGCGAAATTGAGCTGTTCAAGAAGGTGTTGATCCAGTCCGGCACCCAGACTGCCACGGCAGACGCGGGCAATTTCAACATGGCGGATGAAGTGTTGGTGCTCACTGGCGAAAAGGTCGTGCTCACCGACGCCGACAACGTCTTTATCGGCTGTAAGCTCACCGTGCTGATGAAGACCGGCCAGGCCACGCTCGACAGCTGCGGTGGCCGCGTCATGATCCAGCTCGACCCGAAGTCGCGACCTAAAAAGTGA
- the lptB gene encoding LPS export ABC transporter ATP-binding protein — translation MGGRDGKGDADLAPSASGRYEGTLIVRDLVKAYKSRRVVDGVSLGVRRGEAVGLLGPNGAGKTTCFYMITGLVPVDSGTIEIDGNDVSTLPMYRRARLGVGYLPQEASIFRGLSVEANIRAVLEVVEKDRDKREDKLDNLLSEFHISHLRKAASISLSGGERRRLEIARALASDPTFMLLDEPFAGVDPIAVSDIQDLVRHLTRRGIGVLITDHNVRETLGLIDRAYIMNAGVLLTHGRPAEIVANADVRRLYLGEQFSL, via the coding sequence CTGGGCGGTCGGGATGGCAAGGGCGATGCAGACCTCGCCCCGTCGGCGAGTGGCCGGTATGAAGGCACGCTGATCGTCCGCGATCTGGTCAAGGCCTACAAATCGCGGCGGGTGGTTGATGGCGTGTCGCTTGGTGTTCGCCGCGGCGAAGCGGTCGGCCTGCTCGGCCCCAACGGCGCTGGCAAGACGACTTGTTTTTACATGATCACCGGGCTGGTGCCGGTTGATTCAGGCACGATTGAAATCGACGGCAACGATGTTTCCACCCTGCCGATGTACCGGCGCGCCCGGCTTGGCGTCGGTTACCTGCCGCAAGAGGCGTCGATTTTCCGCGGGCTGAGCGTCGAGGCCAATATTCGCGCGGTTCTCGAAGTTGTCGAAAAGGACCGCGACAAGCGCGAAGACAAGCTCGACAATCTGTTGTCGGAATTCCACATTTCGCATTTGCGCAAGGCGGCTTCGATTTCGCTGTCGGGTGGCGAACGGCGGCGGCTGGAAATTGCCCGCGCGCTGGCGTCGGATCCAACCTTCATGTTGCTCGACGAGCCCTTTGCCGGCGTCGACCCGATCGCCGTATCAGATATCCAGGATCTGGTTCGCCACCTTACCCGCCGCGGCATTGGCGTCTTGATTACCGATCACAATGTCCGCGAGACGCTCGGGCTGATCGACCGCGCCTACATCATGAATGCAGGTGTTTTGCTGACCCATGGCCGGCCAGCAGAAATCGTCGCTAACGCCGATGTTCGCAGGCTCTATCTCGGCGAGCAATTTTCGCTTTAG
- the rpoN gene encoding RNA polymerase factor sigma-54 gives MALSAGLQLRQSQSLVMTPQLMQSIRLLQFSHVELTRFIEQEVERNPLLELVTSEADGTESSASVAASETDPVRTAPADERTESGADDNAYDGGDDVAWGEGSSKDSDRIRDEIDARYENVFPDDHAAESAAAPAFADNWKSMPGSDRASPGEGYDLDDFAARTPTLRDHVTEQIAFAFVDPADRLIATEIADRLDPAGYVPADLAETVERLGADLVRVEAVLAQLQEFEPAGLFARSLSESLALQLRRKDRLDPAMAVLVDNLELLARRDFASLTRLCGVDEEDLLEMLAEIRALDPKPGTRFETGSSEMIVPDVSVRPASDGGWQVELNPDTLPRVLVNQTYFATVTGKMQKNDAGQEFLSDCLQTANWLARSLDQRARTIMKVATEIVRQQDAFLLNGVDHLRPLNLKAVADAIGMHESTVSRVTSNKYMLTPRGVFELKYFFTVSIASADAGGEAHSAESVRHRIRVLVEQEEPAAVLSDDDLVGLLKQSGVEIARRTVAKYREAMAIPSSVQRRREKRARARAAAL, from the coding sequence ATGGCCTTGTCAGCCGGTCTTCAATTGCGTCAGAGCCAATCACTGGTGATGACGCCGCAGCTTATGCAGTCGATCCGGCTGCTGCAGTTCAGTCATGTCGAGCTGACCCGCTTCATCGAGCAGGAAGTCGAGCGCAATCCGTTGCTTGAACTGGTCACCTCGGAGGCAGACGGAACTGAATCCAGCGCCTCCGTTGCCGCCAGTGAAACCGACCCCGTGCGCACGGCACCCGCCGATGAACGCACAGAATCGGGCGCCGACGACAATGCCTATGATGGCGGCGACGACGTGGCTTGGGGCGAGGGCTCCAGCAAGGACAGCGACCGGATCCGGGACGAAATCGACGCACGCTATGAGAATGTCTTCCCCGATGACCATGCCGCAGAGAGCGCCGCCGCGCCGGCATTTGCCGACAATTGGAAGTCGATGCCCGGCAGCGATCGCGCCTCGCCCGGTGAAGGTTATGATCTTGATGATTTCGCAGCCCGGACACCGACCTTGCGTGATCATGTCACCGAGCAGATCGCCTTCGCCTTTGTCGATCCGGCAGATCGGCTGATTGCCACCGAGATCGCTGACCGCCTGGATCCGGCGGGCTATGTACCGGCTGATCTGGCCGAGACCGTCGAGCGGTTGGGGGCAGACCTGGTCCGGGTTGAAGCAGTGTTGGCCCAGCTTCAGGAATTCGAGCCTGCCGGGCTGTTCGCGCGTTCCCTGTCTGAATCGCTGGCGCTGCAACTGCGCCGCAAGGACCGGCTTGACCCGGCAATGGCGGTGCTGGTGGATAACCTAGAATTGCTCGCCCGTCGTGATTTTGCCAGCCTGACCAGGCTGTGCGGCGTCGACGAGGAGGATTTGCTCGAGATGTTGGCGGAAATCCGCGCGCTTGACCCCAAGCCTGGAACCCGGTTCGAGACTGGTTCCAGCGAGATGATCGTGCCTGATGTTTCCGTCAGACCGGCCTCCGATGGCGGCTGGCAGGTCGAGCTCAACCCCGACACGTTGCCGCGGGTGCTGGTCAATCAGACCTATTTTGCCACAGTAACAGGTAAGATGCAGAAGAACGACGCTGGGCAGGAGTTTCTCTCCGACTGCCTGCAGACGGCCAACTGGCTGGCGCGTTCGCTCGATCAGCGTGCCCGCACCATCATGAAGGTCGCGACTGAAATCGTCCGCCAGCAGGACGCCTTCCTGCTTAACGGGGTCGACCATCTGCGGCCGCTCAACCTCAAGGCGGTAGCCGACGCCATCGGGATGCATGAATCGACTGTGAGCCGTGTCACTTCGAACAAGTACATGCTCACCCCACGCGGGGTTTTCGAACTCAAATATTTCTTCACCGTGTCGATCGCCTCGGCCGATGCCGGGGGCGAGGCTCATTCCGCCGAATCGGTACGTCACCGGATCAGGGTTCTGGTCGAGCAGGAAGAGCCTGCCGCGGTCCTTTCGGATGACGATCTGGTAGGTTTGCTCAAGCAGTCAGGTGTGGAAATCGCCCGTCGCACTGTGGCCAAATACCGCGAGGCGATGGCTATTCCATCTTCGGTTCAGCGCCGACGCGAAAAACGCGCCCGGGCGCGCGCAGCCGCACTTTGA